One Triticum dicoccoides isolate Atlit2015 ecotype Zavitan chromosome 4B, WEW_v2.0, whole genome shotgun sequence genomic window carries:
- the LOC119293996 gene encoding heavy metal-associated isoprenylated plant protein 2-like, producing the protein MSKKIVLKVDITAERCKAGAMSVVAKLPGIKSMAVDGEKGTLTVVGDVDVVCLASALRKAKFTAVVVSVGPEVEEKKPEPAKKPDEPKKPETPKPAPPCCCSGPGNACCPRPMPPYPGAAIVCYEEQPDGHCIIL; encoded by the exons ATGTCCAAG AAGATCGTGCTCAAGGTGGACATCACCGCCGAGCGGTGCAAGGCCGGCGCCATGAGCGTCGTCGCTAAGCTCCCAG GTATCAAGTCGATGGCGGTGGACGGCGAGAAGGGGACGCTGACCGTGGTGGGGGACGTGGACGTGGTGTGCCTTGCGAGCGCGCTGCGGAAGGCCAAGTTCACGGCGGTTGTCGTCAGCGTCGGGcctgaggtggaggagaagaagcccGAGCCGGCCAAGAAGCCCGACGAACCAAAGAAGCCTGAAACGCCCAAGCCGGCGCCGCCCTGCTGCTGCTCCGGCCCCGGCAATGCATGCTGTCCCCGGCCGATGCCGCCGTACCCTGGCGCGGCCATCGTGTGCTACGAGGAGCAGCCCGACGGCCATTGCATCATCCTGTGA
- the LOC119293997 gene encoding arabinogalactan protein 1-like: MARFAVVAAIIALLAVATAAQGPMPAPRMAPLPAPPARSPATAPAPVATSPTAASPSPMASPPAPPTDAPTDAPSAMTPSAVSATPSGAPTGTPASSAVYSSAASFVAVVGAVAVAVMF; encoded by the coding sequence ATGGCTCGCTTCGCCGTGGTCGCCGCAATCATCGCCCTCCTTGCCGTCGCCACCGCGGCGCAGGGCCCCATGCCGGCGCCCAGGATGGCCCCACTACCGGCGCCTCCGGCGAGGTCCCCGGCCACTGCCCCTGCGCCTGTCGCCACCTCGCCCACCGCCGCGTCGCCGTCCCCGATGGCCTCTCCCCCGGCCCCGCCCACCGACGCGCCGACTGACGCTCCCTCAGCGATGACGCCGTCCGCGGTCTCCGCCACACCCTCCGGTGCCCCCACCGGCACTCCCGCAAGCTCTGCAGTGTACTCGTCCGCCGCCAGCTTCGTCGCAGTCGTCGGAGCGGTCGCCGTAGCCGTCATGTTCTAG
- the LOC119293998 gene encoding classical arabinogalactan protein 4-like, translating into MARFAVLAATIALLAVATAAQGPIPAPRMAPLPAPPARSPATAPAPVSTPPTAASPSPMASPPAPPTDAPTDAPSAMTPSTVSATPSGAPVGAPTGTPASSAVYSSAASFVAVAGAVAAAIVF; encoded by the coding sequence ATGGCTCGCTTCGCCGTGCTCGCCGCCACCATCGCCCTCCTCGCCGTCGCCACCGCCGCGCAGGGTCCCATACCGGCGCCCAGGATGGCACCTCTCCCTGcacctccggcgaggtctccggcaaCCGCCCCTGCGCCGGTCTCCACCCCGCCCACCGCCGCGTCGCCGTCCCCGATGGCCTCTCCGCCGGCCCCGCCCACCGACGCGCCGACCGACgctccctccgcgatgacaccctcCACGGTCTCCGCCACGCCCTCCGGCGCCCCCGTCGGTGCCCCCACCGGCACTCCCGCGAGCTCTGCCGTGTACTCGTCCGCCGCCAGCTTCGTTGCAGTGGCCGGAGCGGTCGCCGCCGCCATCGTTTTCTAG